Proteins encoded in a region of the Agromyces protaetiae genome:
- the pstC gene encoding phosphate ABC transporter permease subunit PstC, whose translation MSTAPAPIKAKIRLGDLVFSRSALFAGSMILITLAAVAIFLIVQSIPALFATNEDASILPTNFWQYVGPLVFGTIWAAALALLMAVPVSIGIALFISHYAPRRLASVLGYIVDLLAAVPSVVFGLWGIGVLAPAIVPVYEWLNTNMGWIPLFGGTVSATGRTILTAAVVLAVMVLPIMTAICREVFLQTPVLHEEAALALGATRWEMIRMSVLPFGRPGIISASVLGLGRALGETMAVAMVLSASQVISFELLTSVNPTTIAANIALSFPEAYGLNVNVLIATGLILFIVTFAVNAVARWIVSRRKEFSGAN comes from the coding sequence ATGAGCACCGCCCCCGCACCGATCAAGGCGAAGATCCGCCTCGGTGACCTCGTCTTCTCGCGATCGGCGCTCTTCGCCGGGTCGATGATCCTGATCACCCTGGCGGCCGTCGCGATCTTCCTCATCGTGCAGTCGATCCCGGCGCTGTTCGCCACGAACGAGGACGCCTCGATCCTGCCGACGAACTTCTGGCAGTACGTCGGTCCGCTCGTCTTCGGCACCATCTGGGCGGCCGCGCTCGCGCTGCTCATGGCCGTCCCGGTCTCGATCGGCATCGCGCTCTTCATCTCGCACTACGCACCGCGGCGACTCGCCTCGGTGCTCGGCTACATCGTCGACCTGCTCGCCGCGGTGCCCTCGGTCGTGTTCGGCCTCTGGGGCATCGGCGTGCTGGCCCCCGCGATCGTGCCCGTCTACGAGTGGTTGAACACCAACATGGGCTGGATCCCGCTCTTCGGCGGCACGGTCTCGGCCACCGGCCGTACCATCCTCACCGCGGCCGTCGTGCTCGCCGTCATGGTGCTGCCGATCATGACCGCCATCTGCCGCGAGGTCTTCCTGCAGACGCCCGTGCTGCACGAAGAGGCGGCACTGGCCCTCGGCGCCACCCGATGGGAGATGATCCGCATGTCGGTCCTGCCGTTCGGCCGGCCCGGCATCATCTCCGCCTCGGTGCTCGGTCTCGGCCGTGCGCTCGGTGAGACCATGGCGGTGGCCATGGTGCTCTCGGCCTCGCAGGTCATCAGCTTCGAGCTGCTCACCTCGGTCAATCCGACGACGATCGCGGCGAACATCGCCCTCAGCTTCCCCGAGGCTTACGGTCTCAACGTCAACGTGCTGATCGCCACGGGCCTCATCCTGTTCATCGTCACCTTCGCGGTCAACGCGGTCGCGCGCTGGATCGTGTCGCGCCGCAAGGAATTCTCGGGAGCCAACTGA
- the pstA gene encoding phosphate ABC transporter permease PstA — protein MTVTSTPPETTPRVSTPIANSLTAGRLPNGAPWMLLGAALAVSGVLFGVIALGAGEYNWVGAIVVGAILYIPAIWLFSSIVEGRRRATDRLVTALVTGAFLLAMIPLISLIYTVLSLGLARFDAEFFTSSMRNVTGEGGGALHAIVGTLIMTGTAAIISIPIGLMTSIYLVEYGRGKIARGITFLVDVMTGIPSIVAGLFAYALFAIFFGPGVRLGIAGAVALAVLMIPVVVRSSEEMLRLVPNELREASLALGVPKWLTIVKVVLPTSIAGITTGIMLAIARVIGETAPLLIAAGFTQSMNYNEFDGRMQSLPVFVYTQYANQGNPPEAYLDRAWAAALTLILIVMALNLLARLIARLFAPKFGR, from the coding sequence ATGACCGTCACGTCCACGCCCCCTGAGACGACGCCGCGCGTCAGCACCCCCATCGCCAATTCGCTCACCGCCGGCCGGCTGCCGAACGGCGCACCGTGGATGCTGCTCGGCGCCGCGCTCGCCGTGTCCGGTGTGCTCTTCGGGGTCATCGCGCTCGGCGCAGGCGAGTACAACTGGGTCGGCGCGATCGTGGTCGGCGCGATCCTGTACATCCCCGCCATCTGGCTGTTCTCCTCGATCGTCGAGGGCCGCCGACGGGCGACCGACCGCCTCGTGACCGCGCTCGTCACCGGTGCGTTCCTGCTCGCGATGATCCCGCTGATCTCGCTGATCTACACCGTGTTGAGCCTGGGCCTCGCCCGCTTCGACGCCGAGTTCTTCACCTCGTCGATGCGCAACGTGACCGGTGAGGGCGGCGGCGCGCTGCACGCCATCGTCGGCACCCTGATCATGACCGGCACCGCGGCGATCATCTCGATCCCGATCGGCCTCATGACCTCGATCTACCTGGTCGAGTACGGGCGCGGCAAGATCGCGCGCGGCATCACCTTCCTCGTCGACGTCATGACGGGCATCCCCTCGATCGTCGCCGGCCTGTTCGCCTACGCGCTGTTCGCGATCTTCTTCGGGCCGGGCGTGCGCCTCGGCATCGCGGGCGCCGTCGCGCTCGCGGTGCTCATGATCCCCGTCGTCGTCCGCTCCAGCGAGGAGATGCTGCGCCTCGTGCCGAACGAGCTGCGCGAGGCATCCCTCGCCCTGGGCGTGCCGAAGTGGCTCACGATCGTGAAGGTCGTGCTGCCCACCTCGATCGCCGGCATCACGACCGGCATCATGCTCGCCATCGCCCGGGTCATCGGCGAGACGGCGCCACTGCTCATCGCGGCCGGCTTCACGCAGAGCATGAACTACAACGAGTTCGACGGCCGCATGCAGTCGCTGCCGGTCTTCGTGTACACGCAGTACGCCAACCAGGGCAACCCGCCCGAGGCGTACCTCGACCGGGCGTGGGCCGCCGCGCTCACCCTCATCCTCATCGTCATGGCGCTGAACCTGCTCGCCCGGCTCATCGCCCGCCTCTTCGCGCCGAAGTTCGGCCGCTGA
- a CDS encoding aminodeoxychorismate lyase, which produces MALIVTLLIDPVPADAELGDASATFREVDASEPALRVGELSTQRGDGIFETIGVVDGHAQETRPHLERLRNSARICDLPEPHLGQWEAAIATAVDKLPQTGEFSIKLVLSRGVEHGPAPTAWLAASPVADFSAPRTQGIRAVTLDRGYDRGAAERAPWLLLGAKTLSYAVNMAAIREAKRRGADDSVFVSSDGYVMEGPTSSVILRRDGVYSTPAPSGAILHGTTQQSLFDHLAALGERVEYRDIPVDELHTADAAWLVSSVRLAAGIRELDGEPLPFDADTTAAFNAYLLTPRD; this is translated from the coding sequence ATGGCCCTCATCGTGACCCTGCTCATCGATCCCGTGCCCGCCGACGCCGAGCTCGGCGACGCGTCGGCGACGTTCCGCGAGGTCGACGCGAGCGAGCCGGCGCTGCGTGTGGGGGAGTTGTCGACGCAGCGCGGCGACGGCATCTTCGAGACCATCGGCGTGGTCGACGGGCACGCGCAGGAGACCCGGCCGCACCTCGAACGGCTGCGCAACTCGGCACGCATCTGCGACCTGCCCGAGCCTCACCTCGGCCAGTGGGAGGCGGCAATCGCCACTGCGGTGGACAAGCTGCCGCAAACGGGCGAGTTCTCCATCAAGCTCGTGCTGAGCCGCGGCGTGGAGCACGGCCCGGCACCCACAGCGTGGCTCGCGGCCTCGCCCGTCGCCGACTTCAGTGCGCCGCGCACGCAGGGCATCCGTGCCGTGACGCTCGACCGCGGCTACGACCGTGGTGCGGCCGAGCGCGCGCCGTGGCTGCTGCTCGGTGCCAAGACCTTGTCCTACGCCGTGAACATGGCGGCGATCCGCGAGGCGAAGCGGCGTGGCGCCGATGACAGCGTCTTCGTCTCCTCAGACGGCTACGTCATGGAGGGCCCCACCTCGAGCGTCATCCTGCGCCGTGACGGGGTGTACTCGACGCCGGCTCCCTCGGGTGCGATCCTGCACGGCACGACCCAGCAGAGCCTCTTCGACCACCTCGCGGCGCTGGGGGAACGCGTCGAATACCGAGACATCCCGGTCGACGAGCTGCACACCGCCGACGCGGCCTGGCTGGTGTCGAGCGTGCGCCTCGCCGCCGGCATCCGCGAGCTCGACGGCGAACCCCTGCCCTTCGACGCCGACACGACCGCCGCCTTCAACGCCTACCTGCTCACCCCGCGCGACTGA
- a CDS encoding phosphate ABC transporter substrate-binding protein PstS, whose product MNVKRFGAPAVIATAAVLALSSCASNEGNAAPEESASSLSGNLVGAGASSQDAAQQAWIAGFQTANPEVTIDYDPSGSGAGRETFLEGASAFAGSDRAFNDEEIAEGGFAACAPDSDLVELPLYISPIAVIFNLEGIDSLNLDAATLAGIFNGTITTWNDPAIAGQNEGVELPATAITPVHRSDDSGTTENFTEYLNAVAPDVWTWEADGVWPLESGEAAQGTSGLVDAVTNGTGTIGYADASRAGDLGTVAVQVGSEYVEYSPEAAAAIVDASPLVEGRASTDLAIELDRTTEEAGVYPIVLISYLIGCAEYAEPDNVELVKSYFSYIASEEGQQAGAEAAGSAPISEQLREQVTAAIDAIK is encoded by the coding sequence GTGAACGTCAAGCGTTTCGGCGCCCCCGCCGTCATCGCCACCGCCGCTGTGCTCGCGCTCAGCTCCTGCGCCTCGAACGAAGGCAACGCCGCTCCCGAAGAGTCGGCCTCGTCGCTCTCCGGCAACCTCGTCGGCGCCGGCGCGTCGTCGCAGGACGCCGCCCAGCAGGCCTGGATCGCGGGCTTCCAGACCGCGAACCCCGAGGTCACCATCGACTACGACCCCTCGGGCTCCGGCGCGGGTCGCGAGACGTTCCTCGAGGGCGCGAGCGCCTTCGCCGGTTCGGACCGTGCGTTCAACGACGAGGAGATCGCCGAGGGCGGCTTCGCCGCCTGCGCCCCCGACAGCGACCTCGTCGAGCTGCCGCTGTACATCTCGCCGATCGCGGTCATCTTCAACCTCGAGGGCATCGACTCGCTCAACCTCGACGCGGCGACCCTCGCCGGCATCTTCAACGGCACCATCACCACCTGGAACGACCCGGCGATCGCCGGCCAGAACGAGGGTGTCGAGCTGCCCGCCACGGCGATCACGCCGGTGCACCGCTCGGACGACTCGGGCACCACCGAGAACTTCACCGAGTACCTCAACGCCGTCGCGCCCGACGTGTGGACGTGGGAGGCCGACGGTGTGTGGCCGCTCGAGTCCGGTGAGGCCGCTCAGGGCACCTCCGGCCTCGTCGACGCCGTGACCAACGGCACCGGCACCATCGGCTACGCCGACGCCTCGCGCGCCGGCGACCTCGGCACCGTCGCGGTGCAGGTCGGCAGCGAGTACGTCGAGTACTCGCCCGAGGCGGCCGCCGCGATCGTCGACGCGTCGCCGCTCGTGGAGGGCCGCGCCTCGACCGACCTCGCCATCGAGCTCGACCGCACCACCGAAGAGGCCGGCGTCTACCCGATCGTGCTGATCAGCTACCTCATCGGCTGCGCCGAGTACGCCGAGCCCGACAACGTCGAGCTGGTCAAGTCGTACTTCTCGTACATCGCGAGCGAAGAGGGTCAGCAGGCCGGTGCCGAGGCCGCCGGTTCCGCGCCGATCTCGGAGCAGCTGCGCGAGCAGGTCACCGCGGCGATCGACGCCATCAAGTAA
- a CDS encoding DNA-directed RNA polymerase subunit beta translates to MAADYHRPTRFPPGMFEAYQGGDDPAQLSRIAHDTAAALLARVRANPDPEIVERLISYTDRHGIDTIAELWAQASPKSLPGALWRLYLLRTLIRQDPAGIALAFQRGAEVSRTIDQVVAGAAIPAGPDEVRELADTILHGVFAGDFAVALERAAAFCRVTSAGFADLADDADATDAVRPERPTELTRRALRLTELAAELSSCARLWRHDSLE, encoded by the coding sequence ATGGCCGCCGACTACCACCGACCCACCAGATTCCCGCCCGGCATGTTCGAGGCATACCAGGGCGGCGATGACCCGGCCCAGCTCAGCCGCATCGCGCACGACACGGCCGCGGCGCTGCTCGCGCGCGTGCGCGCGAACCCGGACCCGGAGATCGTCGAGCGCCTCATCTCGTACACCGATCGGCACGGCATCGACACGATCGCCGAGCTGTGGGCACAGGCCTCGCCGAAGAGCCTGCCGGGCGCGCTGTGGCGCCTCTACCTGCTGCGCACGCTCATCCGCCAGGACCCTGCCGGCATCGCCCTCGCCTTCCAGCGCGGCGCAGAGGTCTCCCGCACGATTGACCAGGTGGTCGCGGGGGCCGCGATCCCCGCCGGACCCGACGAGGTGCGCGAGCTCGCCGACACGATCCTGCACGGCGTGTTCGCGGGCGACTTCGCAGTCGCCCTCGAACGCGCGGCCGCCTTCTGCCGGGTCACCTCGGCCGGCTTCGCCGACCTCGCGGACGACGCGGATGCCACGGATGCGGTCCGCCCGGAGCGCCCCACCGAACTCACGCGGCGGGCGCTCCGACTCACCGAGCTCGCCGCCGAGCTCTCCTCCTGCGCCCGCCTCTGGCGTCACGACTCGCTCGAATAA
- a CDS encoding NUDIX hydrolase: MTRAVETAVYAAGAVCWRVIDGKIHILVVHRTVYGDVTIPKGKVDPGESLPQTAVREIAEETGLQVALGVPLGESRYAMPSGREKVVHYWAAEVSDRAVQRSTFRPNAEIAALEWLTIKQARGYLSYEPDVAILDAFARLVDQGVTNTFALLVVRHGKAVDKGGWQGEDAARPLTARGVAQSVALSNVLGAWAPKRIVSSPAVRCVSTVAPLSAALDIPVKRDEGISQQAWEDGESEVRRVVGKRVRVGKTAVLCSHNPVLPAIIREIGLATGTPLGGYVEDAASLETGAYSVVHLSASNPSSGIVAIETHPSLA; encoded by the coding sequence ATGACGCGCGCGGTCGAGACGGCGGTCTATGCGGCCGGCGCGGTGTGCTGGCGCGTGATCGACGGAAAGATCCACATCCTCGTGGTGCACCGCACGGTCTACGGCGACGTCACCATCCCGAAGGGCAAGGTGGACCCGGGTGAATCGCTGCCGCAGACCGCGGTGCGCGAGATCGCCGAGGAGACCGGGTTGCAGGTCGCCCTCGGCGTGCCGCTCGGTGAGTCGCGCTACGCCATGCCGAGCGGCCGCGAGAAGGTCGTGCACTATTGGGCGGCCGAGGTCAGCGACCGCGCGGTGCAGCGATCGACCTTCCGGCCGAACGCCGAGATCGCGGCACTCGAGTGGCTCACGATCAAGCAGGCGCGCGGCTATCTCAGCTACGAGCCGGATGTCGCGATCCTCGACGCATTCGCGCGTCTGGTCGACCAGGGCGTCACGAACACGTTCGCGCTGCTCGTCGTGCGGCATGGCAAGGCCGTGGACAAGGGTGGCTGGCAGGGCGAGGACGCGGCGCGTCCGCTCACCGCTCGCGGCGTCGCGCAATCCGTCGCGCTGTCCAACGTGCTCGGGGCGTGGGCCCCGAAGCGCATCGTCTCGAGTCCCGCGGTGCGGTGCGTCTCGACGGTCGCACCGCTGTCGGCCGCGCTCGACATCCCGGTCAAGCGCGACGAGGGCATCAGCCAGCAGGCGTGGGAAGACGGCGAGAGCGAGGTCCGCCGGGTGGTCGGCAAGCGTGTGCGCGTCGGGAAGACCGCGGTGCTCTGCAGCCACAATCCCGTGCTGCCCGCGATCATCCGGGAGATCGGCCTCGCGACCGGTACGCCGCTCGGCGGCTACGTCGAGGACGCCGCCTCGCTCGAGACCGGCGCGTACAGCGTCGTGCATCTGTCGGCGAGCAACCCCAGCTCGGGCATCGTCGCGATCGAGACGCATCCGTCGCTCGCGTAG
- the pstB gene encoding phosphate ABC transporter ATP-binding protein PstB yields the protein MSKRIEVRDLNVYYSKFLAVEGVSLEIEPRSVTAFIGPSGCGKSTFLRTLNRMHEVIPGARVEGEVLIDGNNLYDPDVDPVLVRRQVGMVFQRPNPFPTMSIKENVLAGVKLNNRRMSKSDGDALVEKSLRGANLWNEVKDRLDRPGSGLSGGQQQRLCIARAIAVSPEVILMDEPCSALDPISTLAIEDLIEELKQEYTIVIVTHNMQQASRVSDKTAFFNIAGTGKPGKLIEYDQTTTIFSNPTVKATEDYVSGRFG from the coding sequence GTGTCCAAGCGCATCGAGGTTCGCGACCTCAACGTCTACTACTCGAAGTTCCTCGCGGTCGAGGGCGTCTCGCTCGAGATCGAGCCCCGCAGCGTGACCGCGTTCATCGGCCCGTCGGGCTGCGGCAAGTCGACCTTCCTCCGGACCCTGAACCGCATGCACGAGGTCATCCCGGGGGCGCGCGTCGAGGGCGAGGTGCTGATCGACGGCAACAACCTGTACGACCCCGACGTCGACCCGGTGCTCGTGCGCCGTCAGGTCGGCATGGTCTTCCAGCGGCCGAACCCGTTCCCGACGATGTCGATCAAGGAGAACGTGCTCGCGGGCGTGAAGCTCAACAACCGGCGCATGTCGAAGTCCGACGGCGACGCGCTCGTCGAGAAGTCGCTGCGCGGCGCGAACCTCTGGAACGAGGTCAAGGACCGGCTCGACCGCCCGGGCTCGGGCCTGTCGGGCGGCCAGCAGCAGCGCCTCTGCATCGCGCGGGCGATCGCGGTCTCCCCCGAGGTCATCCTCATGGACGAGCCGTGCTCGGCCCTCGACCCGATCTCGACCCTCGCGATCGAGGACCTCATCGAGGAGCTCAAGCAGGAGTACACGATCGTGATCGTGACCCACAACATGCAGCAGGCCTCGCGCGTGTCCGACAAGACCGCGTTCTTCAACATCGCGGGCACCGGCAAGCCGGGCAAGCTCATCGAGTACGACCAGACCACGACGATCTTCTCCAACCCGACCGTCAAGGCCACCGAGGACTACGTGTCGGGTCGCTTCGGCTGA